The following DNA comes from Pongo pygmaeus isolate AG05252 chromosome 9, NHGRI_mPonPyg2-v2.0_pri, whole genome shotgun sequence.
GTCAGCCCCACACTTGGCAAACTGCAAGAAGCAGTCAGAGGAAGATGGGGAGGAGGCAATGGCGTGGAATAGGGGAGGGGAAAGCTGGACTGGACACAGCCAGGATGGAACTCCAGGGAGCAGGGAGCAATGTGCTGGCAGGGACAGGAGACGGTGCTGCTGACAGACATCACCCTGTGAGACATGGCTCCTAGGGAGCGAGGCAGGCAGGGCCCGGGTCTCTCACCTGTCTTTGCCATTCTGGATGGAGGCCTGGCCGAGGCTGGCCCGCTCCAAAAGTGGGGAATTCCTGCTTCGATTTGTGCTGGTGGAGAGGACGCTGTTCTGTGGGGAATAAAGGGCAAGCATTCTATCAGAAAGCCAAAGTGGTCTACAGCCAGGTTCTCCCCCCAGATTCATGGAACAGGCTTCCTGTCCCTTCCACCTGAAGCAGACAGTGGTAGGTTAAGGAAAGGATTCTGCATTTACTCCTGGGAGCGAGGCTTCCTACTATAAGCAGAAGTAGCAGCCAAAGGGAACAGAGTCTGAATTAAGAGAAGAGCTGCCTGGAGAGGGCAGGCCCCActgcaggaaggaaggagagggcgGGAGGTGCGGCTCACCGTGGAGGGTGTTGGGGTGGTCTTCTTCCTCTCCAGACCGGGCAGGGGGCTGGCAGGCACCTTGGCTGTGCTGCTGGCTTTCCGCCCTGACTCCCGGTCCTCCTCAGGCCGCTTATTTTCTGCGTTGTTACTCTGAGTCTTCTTAGAGTAAGAATTAGAGGTGGGAATGGCAGGACCAGCTGCTGGGCCAGAGGGAGGGTGGGAATGGGTAAGGCCAAGGGGTCCACTAAGCGCCAGCCCCATGCATGCTCATCTCCTACAGGGCTGGCCAACAACCCAGCAAAGCCCCCATTCCACAGAGGCGAGGGAAGGGAAGTGGCTTGCCCATAGCCACACTACTAATAAGTGGCTGAACCAGGACTGAAACTTAGTTGTGTTACCCAAGTCCCCACAGAACCTGTGACCTCTCTGGAGAGGGGTGAGTCCCCACCTACAACTCCCAAAAGCATTTACCCTGGTCGCTGAAGCGCCGCTGCTTGGGATTGGCCGACACGCTGCGCTGTACCTTGTGGGATGGGGATGGGGCGCTGCTATTGGTCAGATCAGCTGAAGGCCGGGGTTTCAGGGTGATGGTGTCGCCTTCCAgctgaaagaaacagaaaacagcttCAAGGGAGGGCAGAAGTCACGTGGAGATCCCTACGGATGGACACATTTACACATACCGCCCTCTCCCAACACTCAAACACCCCAGGATCATACCAGACATCCACTTGTAAGACCAATAATACATCCCCCCTGGAGGAGACCCTGGAGACACACATGCTCTGACACAGACACTGACAAACACAGTCTCAGAGAGGAATACATAAGCCCACACACCCAGAGACACAAACATCCGCAAGAACACATGTCCAGACTCATGTCCACTCCCCTCAACACAGAGCAATATGGGCCTATACCAAGTGTCACCAGGTGCCTCTTAAGGATCCCACCACCAGAGGGAGAGCAGGGCAGGGAGGCTGGGAGTTCATATGGGGACACTCAGATGATGAACAAAACCCAAATGGGCAGAAGAACAATCACAAAGTCTCCAGATCCACAGACGGGAAGacggacacatgcacacacacacagatacacacacacaaacgtaaAGCACTAGACAGAAGCAACAGACTCaatagccgggtatggtggtgcatgtctgtaatcccagctacttgggaggctgaggcaggagaatcgcttgaacccaggaggcggaggttgcagtgagccaagatcctgccattgcactccagcctgggcaacaagagcgaaactccatctcaaaaaaaaaggcagcaacaGACTCAAGCTTCCgatcagacacacacagagacccacacacacacacacacccacccacccagaaATGTACACTTCCAGATACAGAAAGAGACTCAAAGATATCTACATCAACGTAGAAGTGCTAGCCGATGACCTAGACACATCTAATCAATGCAGACTAACCTAGATCAACTCACCGGTATTGAAACTCTGACCCAGTCCCACATTGACCCTACCAGCTTTCTATTAATTCACTCATGGAGATCAGTGAATGGGCCAGAGGACCTTAGACACCAAAGCTGAGGCTTAAAATTGGTGAGCAGAGAGCACACCTACTCAGAGATGAGCTTCTGCCCTCAACAGGTGTTAGAAGCATGGGTGCTACTGACAGTGAGGCTGGCCAGGTCAGAGAATGGAGCAGGGAGCACACACCTCGGAgctcttgtagcccaggagcaGATAGGTGGCCATCACCTCGTTGTATCTCTGGCCCACCAGCGAGTCCTGGATCTCTTCCCGTGTATACCCCATGGACACCATCAGCTCTGCACAGGGGGACATACAGTTAAGACTGGCCTCAACTCCTAGGCAAGCTTAACCTCACAGCCCGGCACAGCCTCACCTGTCCGCCGGGGGTCCTTGTAGTCAGGGAGTGGCTCCACGTAAGGCTTTAGTTCATCATCTTCGTGACCCACATTCATCCATCGATCTTTCATGATTTGCTGGGgagcacagagaaggaaaagggCAGGGGGAAGAAACTCAGCTGGAAAGTTTCTGTGGAGACCCCAGGCCCTTCCGCCAGTTGGGCTCCACTGCTCACCTCTAAAGTGCCTCTCTTGCTGGGATTAAGAATGAGAAATTTCTTAAGCAGGTTTTCACAGTCCGTGGACATGTAGAACGGAATACGGTATTTTCCCCTCAGTACCCGTTCCCGCAGCTCCTGTAGGAGGATCCAGGGTTAGAAAACTGAAATCACCCCAAGGCTAAAGGAAGAAACCTAATATCCAAGATCCTGAGAGCTTAAGCCTGGCCAAGCAGACATAAATGAAATATGGAAGAAGGCAGACAGCCTGGGGACAAGACACCTCACCAGAGAGGCATGTGAAGTCAAATACCCTCGTACCCTCTAACTTGACCAGTCCGAGGCCTGCAATCCGGAGTGCCTTGGGGgatgaacacacacacagtttaTCCCATCTTTCGAGAAAGGAACTGAGGTTATTCATTCCCAGGTGCAGAAGGCCTTTGACTGCTGCTACCTCAGCAAGCCCTTCTCTGAAGCTTTGGCTCGGGACAAATGTAGACAGGTGGCAAAGGCGGGAGGTCAGGGCTAAGACCAGAGGCCGAGAGGAAATGAGAAGCAATAAAAAGCTTGCACTTCACTCCACCTTGAGGTTCTGTCCATCAAAAGGCAGGGATCCGCTGACCAGTGTATAGAGGATAACTCCTAGGCTCCACACATCCACCTCGGGTCCATCATATTTTTTGCCCTGGAAGAGTTCTGGGGCAGCATAAGGGGGACTGCCACAGAAGGTGTCCAGCTTGTTCCCAAAGGTGAATTCATTGCTGAAGCCAAAGTCTGCAATCTTGATGTTCATATCAGCATCCAAGAGCAGGTTTTCTGCCTGGGAGGTAAGATGGAAAACATCAGGGAACCAAGTGAACCAGACTAAGGCCCTGGGCAGGAAGGAGCTGAGGGGAATGGGAGAACAAATGGAAAGTCATCTTCAGTCTCAGAACTTTCTCCACCAATCTCAGGGCAGGGCTTCAATCAGCGTGAATAGGCTGGGCAGGAGGAAGGCAGTGCAGGCCACTCCTCACATGGGCAGCCATGGGAGAGATGGGATCTGAAGGCCCAGAGACCCTGTAAGCTGTGCAAAGCTTCAGCGTCAGGCCCAGGTTAATCAAATCATGTCTGTGAGGACTCAGCAGCCAAGAGACCCACAGGTGTCCTCAAACTTGAGTATCTTGGTAATGGAGATGGTATGCGCGTGCCTGCTTGCAAAGCAGCTGGGATACAGCTGTGGAACTTTCAGCACTCTTCCCTGGGTCAGCTACCAGGTTGCCTGAAAGACCGAGAAAGCCTGGAGTGTGCCTGCCTCGCTTGGCAGCAATGAAAGGTGATGTGCCAAGAGATGAAATGGCAGAGACCCCCTGCTCAACGGCTGGAATGGAACCCGAGGTCCAGCCACAAGGTCTCTAGCACAGGCAGCCCTAGGGGCTTTCtggtcatctcaaaaaaaaaaaaaaaaaaaaaaaaagaaataaagaaaaaaagaaaggctggagTTTCCTGGAACACTCAGGGCCTGATGGTTATTGATGGTTTTATCATGGAGAACCAAGAGGCAACAACCTGGCTCCCACTCAAAGGCACAAGGAGAAGTGCATGCCTTACCTTTAAGTCTCTATGGACAATAAACTTCTGGTGACAGTACTGCACAGCAGACACTAtctgaaaggaaggaagaagggttAACCCAGGGGTGCCTGAGGGTGGGCCACGGGGGCTGACAGAGCAGTGACCCTGTGACCTAGTGCTAACCTGCCACACAGATAAGCAGAGCCCAAAGTACCCTCCAAGGGCCACTTACAGAGAGGCAGCTTACCCTTACATGTCAAACCCCAAAAGGCAGAGGTCAGGCCTAGCTCCTATGGGGGGAGTCACACCTACCTGGCGGAATTTGGCTCgagcctctttttctttcatcctGCCATGAGCCACTAGGTAATCAAATACCTCTCCTGTAAGAGACCAGTCAGGGGTCTCAGTCACAGCTGGCTGGAGGTAGAAGAAGCAGGGGCACAACAGGAAGAGGCAGTTCCACACCTACCGCCACTAGCGTACTCCATGACAAGGTAGAGCGTTTTCTCAGTCTCAATCACTTCAAATAATTTAACTACAAGAGAAAAGGCCAAGCCTTAAGTCAAGAAGCAACAGGGGCCGCATACTGCTCTCCAACATGTCCAGGAGCATCCTAGGAACAAAAGTCTCCCCTCCTTTCATGATCCCCCACTCCCAAGAACAAGTTCCTCTCATGCCAGCCAAACTGCTAAGGACAGCGCAGTGTGCCAGAAGGGGAGACGGATTTTGAGCTGAGCTTCCCCAGGGGCATCCTTGAAGACTGCAGACTCCAGAAGGCAGTACGCCTCGGGGAGAAGATGACATGCTGGAAAGCAGTGCCTTGCTgttggggaagaagaaagaaataacaactTGTGCTCACCTATGTTGGGATGATTCAAAACCTTCATTATTCTTACTTCGCGGAATAGCTGGAAGATAAAATACCAGGGGTCATGCTTGCTCAACTTGCTCCCCTCAGGTCTCGCCAAACACAGTCCCTGCCAggattattttttcccaaaaaaccaaaaccgggcagggaaaagaaaataggGTGGTTGTCTAGCTCATGCACGGCCTTCCCCGTGGCTGGGAAGTTGGGGAAGCTGGAGGAGGGCTGGCTGTGGGGACGTGCTACCCGGGATGGCATCAGGATGAGCCAGCCATGCCCTCTGCTGCGTCTACCAAATCCAGCCCCAAAACAGCAGGCGGGTTTTGGCTGGGTGCCTCTACTGGAGGGAGTGTGAGCCCGTGTGTGTGAATATTCAGAACCCGAGCTGCTGCCTTGGTTCAGTTGACAGCACACACCCGAGCTTGGTCTGTGTAAAGGGGTGGTAGAGCACCAGAGGGGGACCCCATCATTTTCTGATTTACAGTAGTCAGAGGGCTCTGTTCTAGGGGATAGGCCTTTCCTTCCTGGGCCTCTAGGGTGGTGACAGAAGAAGCCACTCCTATATATAGCTGATGCCAATTTTAATCAAATCCACCTCCACACACTCACGCTCTCTTTGTGAAACAAAACCAGGGGCTCCAAACCATGTATTTCCATAAAGAAAGATGACAGAAATGAACTCCTTCCCCTCTGCGGGGGCCAGAGAACTGGAGGTGGGGCTTTTTGTAATTTCAGGCCTCATCACTTGCATAAAAAACAGaactagtttttgttgttgtttttgttggggGTAGGGGAAGCCCTAATTCAAGATATGGTTTATGGAATAAAGTGAATACATTTGTTTCCCCTTTAATGATGCCCCAGAGCTTTCCTGagctagaaaggaaaagaagaaaaaggcttTCCAATCCTCAGGAACCCAATGCTGACTTTACCCTTTATTAGGgcctaggtttttcttttttccctggtCCAACAGATATTTTGGATGAAGAGGCAAAAAGCCTGGATACCACCCTCTGGGGCAGTAATGGGAAGCAGCACTGAAATGGGGCCAGAGGCAGCTGCCAGGGCTTCTTCCCCTGAGGCTGCTCACCTGGCATGGAAGTGACATTCTTCTGGGAGAACTTGGGGTTTTCTGGGCTCGTCTAGACCCCTGAGGGGGCTAGCTTCTTCAATGTTCATTTTTCAGGGATCATCGCTGAGATCACATTTTTGGCCAGAATCAGACTGGCTTTAGTAACAAAGAGTCTCAAAAGGTTTTGAAAATGGCTCTATTTGTCTGGTGTTGGTGCCTTCCATAGAGTCAGGAAGAATTAGGGAGAAAACCAAGAAGAATTAGGGAGAAAAACAAGGTCGGGAATAAGATGGCTTGCTGGACTGGCGATTATTACGATGGCAGGCTAGACTGCTCCCAAGGCCAAATGGCCCACCCCACGCTGACTTCTTCTTCTGTGGGGTTGGAGCCAGGATGTCATGAGCAgccctttttcccttcctcctggAAAGCTTCAAGCAGGGACACCCTGGTGATGACAACAATGTTTCTACTGAACTGAAGAACCCTTGAAGGGATCCCAGGGGTAACAATAAATAGGAAACACCTTGGTTCTGGCTATTTGCATGTCAGGGGAACAACTCATCCACTCTAACTCCATGAGCATCGCCCTCAACAACAATCCTTAGCCCCTACTCCTAAGGTTCCCAGTATCACTGTATCTGACTCTGTTAGCACGAATCATGCCTTCTCCTAACTCAACTGCCACGATACGCTTACGGAGAAAATATCTGATTTGCCACAAGATGAACAGAACTAGGTTTTGTTCAGAAAATTTGAGCTGGAGCTCATTCTCTAAAAGGTAGCTggcacagaacccagcagcaggttCCCTGCTTCCTCTTATTCTTGTATTTCTAAAGCCACTCCCCTGGATCATTCCAGATCTTGAAGTAGCTGCATGTGTTTCTAGTAGTGGCTACAAACATGTGTTTTTGCATAGGGCTGGCCACAAGCCAGAAGATAACAAGATGCAGGAAGTAGGTCAGACAGGTAGGCCAAGTGGCTGGGAATGAACAGAAAGACTTGACAAGAGCCAGTGCCTATGGCCAGGAAGCCCACTCAGAAGGAGTCACCACAGAGGATCCAACTAAAGCCCCGAAGGTAGCAGAGCCATGGGAGGGAATGGTTGGGGGATGGTGAGTGAAATGGCCAGAAAATTTAAACTAGGAATTCAAGAGAAGGTCTAAATGGGGTCAGTAGATCATTGACCCCAGAAGAGAGATTTAGAAAGGGACAggagggctgggggcagtggttcacgcctataatcctagcactgtgggaggccgaggagagcggatcacttgaggtcaggagttcgagaccagcctggctaacatggtgaaacctcatctctactaaaaatacaaaacttagccaggcgtggtggcgggcgcctataatcccagctactcgggaggctgaggcgggagaatcacttgaaaccaaaaggcggaggttgcagtgagccgaaatcacaccattgcactccagcctgggcggcaagagtgaggctctgactcaaaaaaaaaaaagaaaaggacaggaGGTGCCATGTGCTTactttctggaggctggaggagtTCAGTTGAGTCTTGTCAATGATCTTCACAGCTACCTGAGGATGAGACAAAAAGGCCCCAAATCACTTCTCTGACCAGGCGAAACCCAGGATTCTAATCTACTTCCTCCTTTATATTTCCTACTCCTTTTCATCCCACAGCTTTTTGCACCCCTATATCTCAGGTCTCATTTCTGCCGGATAAACAAGAGGTTGGCTGCAGTAGTAGTCCCATCACCACCTGCTGGAGTGTCAACAGGGCTGGGAGGTGCTGCCATGTCCCCAGTCCCAGTGCTCACCTCTTTCCCAGTCAGGATGTGTCGGGCCAACTTCACCTTGGCAAAGTTACCCTTGCCAATGGTCTTGAGGAGCCGGTAGTTTCCAATGTGGGGCTGCTCATCAGCAGAGGTGGCTGAGTTGCGGCCCCGAATCATGTTGGACTTACTGCTGGGCTTGGAGTCAAGGTGTCCCAAGGTGGGCTGCGGGGTGGAAACAGAGATACCATTACATGCTACACTTCCAGTCCTCTAAACGCTCTCTGCAAAATACATAAGGGATGAGGGTGCAGGGGCAGACTCCAGGGGGCTGGTAGGCATGTGAAGAATCATATGgcagcagaagaaaggagaggggaCTGAGATGACAGCCAGTCTTCACTCCAAGGGAGCATATCATAAGGTCCAGTGCCCAGGTCCTGTGGGTGGCAAAGCTCAGGAGCTGAGCTGTCCCATCACTGGCTCCCTGAACCTCCACTGGCAACACAACAGCTCGTCTGGTTCAGGAGGGAGAGCCGGTACTCCACCTCCCTCCATGCTGCCTGTGCACACTGCGAGAAGATTGCATCTCAAAGTCACGGTAGCAACATGGTCATAACTGCTTCAACGCCCTCATCGCCACCCAAAACTTACGtgaacctttattttttatttatttatttttttgagacagaactttactcttgttgcccaggccggagtgcaatggtgcgatctcagctcaccgcaacctccacctcccaggttcaagcaattctcccacctcagcctcccgagtagctgggattacaggcatgcgccaccacacctggctaattttgtatttttagtagagatggggtttctccatgttggtcaggctggtctcaga
Coding sequences within:
- the MARK2 gene encoding serine/threonine-protein kinase MARK2 isoform X6 is translated as MIRGRNSATSADEQPHIGNYRLLKTIGKGNFAKVKLARHILTGKEVAVKIIDKTQLNSSSLQKLFREVRIMKVLNHPNIVKLFEVIETEKTLYLVMEYASGGEVFDYLVAHGRMKEKEARAKFRQIVSAVQYCHQKFIVHRDLKAENLLLDADMNIKIADFGFSNEFTFGNKLDTFCGSPPYAAPELFQGKKYDGPEVDVWSLGVILYTLVSGSLPFDGQNLKELRERVLRGKYRIPFYMSTDCENLLKKFLILNPSKRGTLEQIMKDRWMNVGHEDDELKPYVEPLPDYKDPRRTELMVSMGYTREEIQDSLVGQRYNEVMATYLLLGYKSSELEGDTITLKPRPSADLTNSSAPSPSHKVQRSVSANPKQRRFSDQAAGPAIPTSNSYSKKTQSNNAENKRPEEDRESGRKASSTAKVPASPLPGLERKKTTPTPSTNSVLSTSTNRSRNSPLLERASLGQASIQNGKDSLTMPGSRASTASASAAVSAARPRQHQKSMSASVHPNKASGLPPTESNCEVPRPSTAPQRVPVASPSAHNISSSGGAPDRTNFPRGVSSRSTFHAGQLRQVRDQQNLPYGVTPASPSGHSQGRRGASGSIFSKFTSKFVRRPHVVGSGGNDKEKEEFREAKPRSLRFTWSMKTTSSMEPNEMMREIRKVLDANSCQSELHEKYMLLCMHGTPGHEDFVQWEMEVCKLPRLSLNGVRFKRISGTSMAFKNIASKIANELKL
- the MARK2 gene encoding serine/threonine-protein kinase MARK2 isoform X3 yields the protein MIRGRNSATSADEQPHIGNYRLLKTIGKGNFAKVKLARHILTGKEVAVKIIDKTQLNSSSLQKLFREVRIMKVLNHPNIVKLFEVIETEKTLYLVMEYASGGEVFDYLVAHGRMKEKEARAKFRQIVSAVQYCHQKFIVHRDLKAENLLLDADMNIKIADFGFSNEFTFGNKLDTFCGSPPYAAPELFQGKKYDGPEVDVWSLGVILYTLVSGSLPFDGQNLKELRERVLRGKYRIPFYMSTDCENLLKKFLILNPSKRGTLEQIMKDRWMNVGHEDDELKPYVEPLPDYKDPRRTELMVSMGYTREEIQDSLVGQRYNEVMATYLLLGYKSSELEGDTITLKPRPSADLTNSSAPSPSHKVQRSVSANPKQRRFSDQAAGPAIPTSNSYSKKTQSNNAENKRPEEDRESGRKASSTAKVPASPLPGLERKKTTPTPSTNSVLSTSTNRSRNSPLLERASLGQASIQNGKDSLTMPGSRASTASASAAVSAARPRQHQKSMSASVHPNKASGLPPTESNCEVPRPSTAPQRVPVASPSAHNISSSGGAPDRTNFPRGVSSRSTFHAGQLRQVRDQQNLPYGVTPASPSGHSQGRRGASGSIFSKFTSKFVRRNLNEPESKDRVETLRPHVVGSGGNDKEKEEFREAKPRSLRFTWSMKTTSSMEPNEMMREIRKVLDANSCQSELHEKYMLLCMHGTPGHEDFVQWEMEVCKLPRLSLNGVRFKRISGTSMAFKNIASKIANELKL
- the MARK2 gene encoding serine/threonine-protein kinase MARK2 isoform X5; the protein is MSSARTPLPTLNERDTEQPTLGHLDSKPSSKSNMIRGRNSATSADEQPHIGNYRLLKTIGKGNFAKVKLARHILTGKEVAVKIIDKTQLNSSSLQKLFREVRIMKVLNHPNIVKLFEVIETEKTLYLVMEYASGGEVFDYLVAHGRMKEKEARAKFRQIVSAVQYCHQKFIVHRDLKAENLLLDADMNIKIADFGFSNEFTFGNKLDTFCGSPPYAAPELFQGKKYDGPEVDVWSLGVILYTLVSGSLPFDGQNLKELRERVLRGKYRIPFYMSTDCENLLKKFLILNPSKRGTLEQIMKDRWMNVGHEDDELKPYVEPLPDYKDPRRTELMVSMGYTREEIQDSLVGQRYNEVMATYLLLGYKSSELEGDTITLKPRPSADLTNSSAPSPSHKVQRSVSANPKQRRFSDQAGPAIPTSNSYSKKTQSNNAENKRPEEDRESGRKASSTAKVPASPLPGLERKKTTPTPSTNSVLSTSTNRSRNSPLLERASLGQASIQNGKDSLTMPGSRASTASASAAVSAARPRQHQKSMSASVHPNKASGLPPTESNCEVPRPSTAPQRVPVASPSAHNISSSGGAPDRTNFPRGVSSRSTFHAGQLRQVRDQQNLPYGVTPASPSGHSQGRRGASGSIFSKFTSKFVRRNLSFRFARRPHVVGSGGNDKEKEEFREAKPRSLRFTWSMKTTSSMEPNEMMREIRKVLDANSCQSELHEKYMLLCMHGTPGHEDFVQWEMEVCKLPRLSLNGVRFKRISGTSMAFKNIASKIANELKL
- the MARK2 gene encoding serine/threonine-protein kinase MARK2 isoform X9, whose protein sequence is MSSARTPLPTLNERDTEQPTLGHLDSKPSSKSNMIRGRNSATSADEQPHIGNYRLLKTIGKGNFAKVKLARHILTGKEVAVKIIDKTQLNSSSLQKLFREVRIMKVLNHPNIVKLFEVIETEKTLYLVMEYASGGEVFDYLVAHGRMKEKEARAKFRQIVSAVQYCHQKFIVHRDLKAENLLLDADMNIKIADFGFSNEFTFGNKLDTFCGSPPYAAPELFQGKKYDGPEVDVWSLGVILYTLVSGSLPFDGQNLKELRERVLRGKYRIPFYMSTDCENLLKKFLILNPSKRGTLEQIMKDRWMNVGHEDDELKPYVEPLPDYKDPRRTELMVSMGYTREEIQDSLVGQRYNEVMATYLLLGYKSSELEGDTITLKPRPSADLTNSSAPSPSHKVQRSVSANPKQRRFSDQAGPAIPTSNSYSKKTQSNNAENKRPEEDRESGRKASSTAKVPASPLPGLERKKTTPTPSTNSVLSTSTNRSRNSPLLERASLGQASIQNGKDSTAPQRVPVASPSAHNISSSGGAPDRTNFPRGVSSRSTFHAGQLRQVRDQQNLPYGVTPASPSGHSQGRRGASGSIFSKFTSKFVRRNLSFRFARRNLNEPESKDRVETLRPHVVGSGGNDKEKEEFREAKPRSLRFTWSMKTTSSMEPNEMMREIRKVLDANSCQSELHEKYMLLCMHGTPGHEDFVQWEMEVCKLPRLSLNGVRFKRISGTSMAFKNIASKIANELKL
- the MARK2 gene encoding serine/threonine-protein kinase MARK2 isoform X13 → MSSARTPLPTLNERDTEQPTLGHLDSKPSSKSNMIRGRNSATSADEQPHIGNYRLLKTIGKGNFAKVKLARHILTGKEVAVKIIDKTQLNSSSLQKLFREVRIMKVLNHPNIVKLFEVIETEKTLYLVMEYASGGEVFDYLVAHGRMKEKEARAKFRQIVSAVQYCHQKFIVHRDLKAENLLLDADMNIKIADFGFSNEFTFGNKLDTFCGSPPYAAPELFQGKKYDGPEVDVWSLGVILYTLVSGSLPFDGQNLKELRERVLRGKYRIPFYMSTDCENLLKKFLILNPSKRGTLEQIMKDRWMNVGHEDDELKPYVEPLPDYKDPRRTELMVSMGYTREEIQDSLVGQRYNEVMATYLLLGYKSSELEGDTITLKPRPSADLTNSSAPSPSHKVQRSVSANPKQRRFSDQAAGPAIPTSNSYSKKTQSNNAENKRPEEDRESGRKASSTAKVPASPLPGLERKKTTPTPSTNSVLSTSTNRSRNSPLLERASLGQASIQNGKDSTAPQRVPVASPSAHNISSSGGAPDRTNFPRGVSSRSTFHAGQLRQVRDQQNLPYGVTPASPSGHSQGRRGASGSIFSKFTSKFVRRNLSFRFARRPHVVGSGGNDKEKEEFREAKPRSLRFTWSMKTTSSMEPNEMMREIRKVLDANSCQSELHEKYMLLCMHGTPGHEDFVQWEMEVCKLPRLSLNGVRFKRISGTSMAFKNIASKIANELKL
- the MARK2 gene encoding serine/threonine-protein kinase MARK2 isoform X7, whose product is MIRGRNSATSADEQPHIGNYRLLKTIGKGNFAKVKLARHILTGKEVAVKIIDKTQLNSSSLQKLFREVRIMKVLNHPNIVKLFEVIETEKTLYLVMEYASGGEVFDYLVAHGRMKEKEARAKFRQIVSAVQYCHQKFIVHRDLKAENLLLDADMNIKIADFGFSNEFTFGNKLDTFCGSPPYAAPELFQGKKYDGPEVDVWSLGVILYTLVSGSLPFDGQNLKELRERVLRGKYRIPFYMSTDCENLLKKFLILNPSKRGTLEQIMKDRWMNVGHEDDELKPYVEPLPDYKDPRRTELMVSMGYTREEIQDSLVGQRYNEVMATYLLLGYKSSELEGDTITLKPRPSADLTNSSAPSPSHKVQRSVSANPKQRRFSDQAGPAIPTSNSYSKKTQSNNAENKRPEEDRESGRKASSTAKVPASPLPGLERKKTTPTPSTNSVLSTSTNRSRNSPLLERASLGQASIQNGKDSLTMPGSRASTASASAAVSAARPRQHQKSMSASVHPNKASGLPPTESNCEVPRPSTAPQRVPVASPSAHNISSSGGAPDRTNFPRGVSSRSTFHAGQLRQVRDQQNLPYGVTPASPSGHSQGRRGASGSIFSKFTSKFVRRPHVVGSGGNDKEKEEFREAKPRSLRFTWSMKTTSSMEPNEMMREIRKVLDANSCQSELHEKYMLLCMHGTPGHEDFVQWEMEVCKLPRLSLNGVRFKRISGTSMAFKNIASKIANELKL
- the MARK2 gene encoding serine/threonine-protein kinase MARK2 isoform X2, producing the protein MSSARTPLPTLNERDTEQPTLGHLDSKPSSKSNMIRGRNSATSADEQPHIGNYRLLKTIGKGNFAKVKLARHILTGKEVAVKIIDKTQLNSSSLQKLFREVRIMKVLNHPNIVKLFEVIETEKTLYLVMEYASGGEVFDYLVAHGRMKEKEARAKFRQIVSAVQYCHQKFIVHRDLKAENLLLDADMNIKIADFGFSNEFTFGNKLDTFCGSPPYAAPELFQGKKYDGPEVDVWSLGVILYTLVSGSLPFDGQNLKELRERVLRGKYRIPFYMSTDCENLLKKFLILNPSKRGTLEQIMKDRWMNVGHEDDELKPYVEPLPDYKDPRRTELMVSMGYTREEIQDSLVGQRYNEVMATYLLLGYKSSELEGDTITLKPRPSADLTNSSAPSPSHKVQRSVSANPKQRRFSDQAAGPAIPTSNSYSKKTQSNNAENKRPEEDRESGRKASSTAKVPASPLPGLERKKTTPTPSTNSVLSTSTNRSRNSPLLERASLGQASIQNGKDSLTMPGSRASTASASAAVSAARPRQHQKSMSASVHPNKASGLPPTESNCEVPRPSTAPQRVPVASPSAHNISSSGGAPDRTNFPRGVSSRSTFHAGQLRQVRDQQNLPYGVTPASPSGHSQGRRGASGSIFSKFTSKFVRRNLSFRFARRNLNEPESKDRVETLRPHVVGSGGNDKEKEEFREAKPRSLRFTWSMKTTSSMEPNEMMREIRKVLDANSCQSELHEKYMLLCMHGTPGHEDFVQWEMEVCKLPRLSLNGVRFKRISGTSMAFKNIASKIANELKL
- the MARK2 gene encoding serine/threonine-protein kinase MARK2 isoform X14, which gives rise to MSSARTPLPTLNERDTEQPTLGHLDSKPSSKSNMIRGRNSATSADEQPHIGNYRLLKTIGKGNFAKVKLARHILTGKEVAVKIIDKTQLNSSSLQKLFREVRIMKVLNHPNIVKLFEVIETEKTLYLVMEYASGGEVFDYLVAHGRMKEKEARAKFRQIVSAVQYCHQKFIVHRDLKAENLLLDADMNIKIADFGFSNEFTFGNKLDTFCGSPPYAAPELFQGKKYDGPEVDVWSLGVILYTLVSGSLPFDGQNLKELRERVLRGKYRIPFYMSTDCENLLKKFLILNPSKRGTLEQIMKDRWMNVGHEDDELKPYVEPLPDYKDPRRTELMVSMGYTREEIQDSLVGQRYNEVMATYLLLGYKSSELEGDTITLKPRPSADLTNSSAPSPSHKVQRSVSANPKQRRFSDQAGPAIPTSNSYSKKTQSNNAENKRPEEDRESGRKASSTAKVPASPLPGLERKKTTPTPSTNSVLSTSTNRSRNSPLLERASLGQASIQNGKDSTAPQRVPVASPSAHNISSSGGAPDRTNFPRGVSSRSTFHAGQLRQVRDQQNLPYGVTPASPSGHSQGRRGASGSIFSKFTSKFVRRPHVVGSGGNDKEKEEFREAKPRSLRFTWSMKTTSSMEPNEMMREIRKVLDANSCQSELHEKYMLLCMHGTPGHEDFVQWEMEVCKLPRLSLNGVRFKRISGTSMAFKNIASKIANELKL